A stretch of the Microcella sp. genome encodes the following:
- a CDS encoding type II secretion system F family protein — protein MTPLLAAGTLAGLTLGVGLWLLVSTMPRLGRPRLVNRLAPYLVDVSAEARAMTEARRIDPLPVLGALVAPAVEWAQRVLDTVVGGEEVVRVRLRQSGSALTVAGHRTRQLFAALIGSALGIVAAIAAARNDAPFVPVAVVAIAAGAVGGIAAADALLAHSARRRAARIAEEFPTVVEFLALSVAAGESVLDALRRVARTGSGELAGEIERVVRRAAAGHPFAAALAELRDGLEIAAVGRLVDQILAALDRGTPLAEVLRAHALDARDESKRRLLEAAGTREVAMLVPLVFLILPVTVLFAIWPGLMVLQLGF, from the coding sequence ATGACGCCCCTGCTCGCGGCCGGAACGCTCGCCGGCCTCACGCTCGGCGTCGGGCTCTGGCTGCTCGTCTCGACCATGCCCCGGCTCGGCCGCCCGCGCCTCGTCAACCGCCTCGCCCCCTACCTTGTCGACGTCTCGGCCGAGGCGCGCGCGATGACCGAAGCGCGGCGCATCGACCCGCTGCCGGTGCTCGGTGCCCTCGTGGCCCCCGCCGTCGAGTGGGCGCAGCGCGTGCTCGACACGGTCGTCGGCGGTGAAGAGGTCGTTCGTGTGCGACTGCGCCAGTCGGGTTCGGCGCTCACCGTCGCCGGCCATCGCACGCGGCAGCTGTTCGCCGCCCTGATCGGATCCGCGCTCGGAATCGTTGCCGCGATCGCCGCAGCTCGCAACGACGCCCCCTTCGTTCCAGTCGCGGTCGTCGCCATCGCTGCGGGTGCCGTGGGCGGCATCGCGGCGGCGGATGCCCTGCTCGCCCACTCCGCCCGCCGGCGCGCGGCGCGCATCGCCGAAGAGTTTCCGACGGTGGTCGAGTTTCTCGCCCTGAGCGTCGCGGCGGGGGAGAGCGTCCTGGATGCCCTGCGGCGCGTCGCCCGCACCGGTTCAGGCGAGCTGGCCGGAGAGATCGAGCGCGTCGTGCGTCGAGCCGCCGCCGGTCATCCTTTCGCGGCGGCACTCGCCGAGCTACGCGATGGCCTCGAGATTGCGGCCGTCGGCCGACTTGTTGATCAGATTCTCGCCGCCCTCGACCGCGGAACCCCGCTCGCGGAGGTGCTGCGCGCCCACGCCCTCGACGCGCGCGACGAGTCGAAGCGGCGGCTGCTCGAGGCTGCCGGTACGCGCGAGGTCGCGATGCTCGTGCCGCTGGTGTTCCTCATCCTGCCGGTGACGGTGCTCTTCGCCATCTGGCCAGGCCTGATGGTGCTACAGCTCGGCTTCTAG
- a CDS encoding type II secretion system F family protein translates to MTLVAALLLAAGVLLVASPWLWPRRERPAHTRRDPLAPLAELLARAGVSSVSPVVLVAIILMAGLAGGAVTLILVPVVALAPITAVVAAAVPVLILRSRAATRRRALRAVWPDVVDHLLSGVRAGLSLPQAVAALADSAPEAVRGPFREFRRDYLRSAQFTESLDALKASLADPVADRIVETVRMAREVGGTELPSVLRSLSHYLRADAAVRSEVDARQSWVRTAARLGVVAPWIVLLLLSTRPEAAAAYNTPGGAALVAGGLAATLVAYRLMIALGRLPEEGRWFR, encoded by the coding sequence ATGACCCTCGTCGCCGCCCTGCTGCTCGCCGCTGGTGTGCTGCTCGTCGCCTCGCCCTGGCTGTGGCCGCGTCGGGAGCGGCCCGCCCACACCCGCCGCGACCCCCTGGCCCCGCTCGCCGAGCTGCTCGCGCGAGCGGGAGTCAGCAGTGTCTCGCCCGTGGTGCTCGTCGCGATCATCCTCATGGCGGGTCTCGCTGGAGGAGCAGTGACGCTCATCCTCGTCCCCGTCGTGGCGCTCGCCCCGATCACGGCGGTCGTCGCGGCGGCGGTTCCGGTGCTGATCCTGCGCAGTCGCGCCGCCACGCGTCGCCGAGCCCTTCGCGCGGTCTGGCCCGACGTCGTCGACCACCTGCTCTCGGGCGTGCGCGCCGGGCTGAGCCTGCCGCAGGCGGTCGCTGCGCTCGCCGATTCCGCGCCCGAGGCGGTGCGGGGGCCGTTCCGCGAGTTCCGCCGCGACTACCTGCGCTCTGCGCAGTTCACCGAGAGCCTCGACGCGCTCAAGGCGAGCCTCGCCGACCCGGTCGCCGATCGCATCGTCGAGACGGTGCGCATGGCGCGCGAGGTCGGCGGCACCGAGCTGCCGAGCGTGCTGCGGTCGCTCTCGCACTATCTGCGGGCCGACGCGGCGGTGCGGTCAGAGGTCGACGCCCGTCAGTCGTGGGTTCGCACCGCGGCTCGACTCGGCGTCGTGGCCCCGTGGATCGTGCTGCTACTTCTGAGCACCCGCCCCGAAGCCGCGGCCGCCTACAACACCCCTGGTGGCGCCGCGCTCGTGGCGGGCGGACTCGCCGCGACCCTCGTCGCCTACCGCCTCATGATCGCGCTCGGGCGGTTGCCCGAAGAGGGCCGGTGGTTTCGATGA
- a CDS encoding CpaF family protein has protein sequence MPSAVSVITDRVRERVRAERLDLSADPTAAERLVRDELRSYAERSLAGSLPSLGDEQAALGRVLADLTGYGPLQPYFDDAEVEEIWINAPDAIFIARAGVTERVDARLTDDQVRTLVERMLQSTGRRVDLSSPFVDASLPDGSRLHVVIPDVTRRHWAVNVRKFSQRIGSLERLVELGSMPTLAAEFLRMSVLAGCNILVSGATHSGKTTLLGAMLASARPADRIVTVEETFELDLSAGDVVAMQCRTPNLEGTGEITLRRLIKEALRMRPDRLVVGEVREAESLDLLIALNSGLPGMCSIHANSARDALVKLSTLPLLAGRNIDSGFVVPTVASAIDLVVHCELVKGGQRRVAEIVAPTGAVTDGVIEADTLFRMLEGGLTPTGVLPARAERFTGAGFDPAMLLRPETPSESAAPPRVPPTTSASAHEGARA, from the coding sequence ATGCCGAGTGCCGTCAGCGTGATCACCGACCGCGTGCGCGAGCGGGTGCGCGCCGAGCGGCTCGACCTCAGCGCCGACCCGACCGCGGCCGAGCGTCTCGTGCGCGACGAGCTGCGGTCCTACGCCGAGCGCTCGCTCGCCGGCAGCCTGCCGAGCCTCGGCGACGAGCAGGCCGCGCTTGGCCGCGTGCTCGCCGACCTCACCGGCTACGGTCCGTTGCAGCCCTACTTCGACGATGCGGAGGTCGAGGAAATTTGGATCAACGCTCCCGACGCCATCTTCATTGCCCGGGCGGGCGTGACCGAGCGGGTGGATGCTCGCCTCACCGACGACCAGGTGCGCACGCTCGTCGAGCGCATGCTGCAGAGTACGGGCCGCCGCGTCGACTTGAGCAGCCCTTTCGTCGACGCGAGTCTGCCGGATGGTTCGCGGCTGCACGTGGTCATTCCCGATGTGACGCGGCGGCACTGGGCCGTCAACGTGCGCAAGTTCTCGCAGCGCATCGGCAGCCTCGAGCGTCTGGTCGAGCTCGGGTCGATGCCGACCCTCGCCGCGGAGTTTCTGCGCATGAGCGTGCTCGCCGGCTGCAACATACTCGTGAGCGGCGCGACGCACTCTGGCAAGACGACCCTGCTCGGCGCGATGCTCGCGAGCGCGCGCCCCGCCGACCGCATCGTCACGGTGGAAGAGACCTTCGAGCTCGATCTCTCGGCAGGCGACGTCGTCGCGATGCAGTGCCGCACGCCCAACCTCGAGGGCACGGGCGAGATCACTCTGCGGCGTCTGATCAAAGAGGCCCTGCGCATGCGCCCCGACCGCCTCGTGGTCGGCGAGGTGCGCGAAGCCGAGTCGCTCGACCTGCTGATCGCGCTCAACTCGGGGCTGCCGGGCATGTGCTCGATCCACGCGAACAGCGCGCGCGATGCCCTGGTCAAGCTCTCAACATTGCCCCTGCTGGCGGGCCGCAACATCGACTCGGGGTTTGTCGTGCCGACGGTCGCGAGCGCGATCGACCTCGTCGTTCACTGCGAGCTCGTGAAGGGCGGCCAGCGCCGGGTCGCCGAGATCGTCGCGCCGACCGGCGCAGTCACCGACGGCGTGATCGAGGCCGACACGCTGTTCAGGATGCTCGAGGGCGGTCTCACCCCGACCGGAGTCTTGCCGGCGCGCGCCGAGCGGTTCACCGGCGCCGGCTTTGACCCGGCGATGCTGCTGCGCCCCGAAACGCCCAGTGAGTCGGCGGCACCTCCTCGCGTGCCCCCAACAACCTCGGCTTCCGCTCACGAAGGTGCGCGCGCATGA
- a CDS encoding ZIP family metal transporter gives MLDALAAGAVGLGAASFLVIGAAIGWFVRVPTGAVAGVMAFGAGALISTLAFELVGEAHAVGGLLPTLGGFLAGAVVYVLADLALAQRGARARKRSIAVQSEPGVHAAPATATASTGAGLAVAIGALLDGVPESLVLGLSIAQGGAVSIPILVAVAVSNIPEGLSSAAGMKHEGRSARYVFGVWGGIALVSGLAAMLGFALLAQAGPEVVAVVTTIAAGGILAMVANTMIPEAFAADRSFTGLWAALGFALAFALYQLG, from the coding sequence ATGCTTGACGCCCTCGCCGCCGGAGCCGTGGGGCTCGGTGCCGCGAGCTTTCTCGTCATCGGCGCCGCGATCGGCTGGTTCGTGCGGGTTCCGACCGGAGCCGTCGCCGGCGTCATGGCGTTCGGCGCAGGCGCGCTCATCTCGACTCTCGCGTTCGAACTCGTCGGCGAGGCGCACGCGGTGGGTGGGCTGCTGCCGACTCTGGGCGGCTTCCTCGCGGGCGCCGTGGTCTACGTGCTCGCCGACCTCGCGCTCGCGCAACGAGGCGCCCGGGCCCGCAAGAGATCTATCGCCGTGCAGAGCGAGCCGGGCGTGCATGCGGCACCGGCGACCGCGACCGCGAGCACAGGGGCCGGGTTGGCTGTCGCGATCGGTGCGCTGCTCGACGGGGTGCCCGAAAGCCTCGTGCTGGGGTTGTCGATCGCGCAGGGCGGAGCGGTGAGCATCCCGATTCTAGTCGCGGTCGCCGTGTCGAACATTCCAGAAGGGCTCTCGAGCGCGGCGGGCATGAAGCACGAAGGGCGCAGCGCGCGTTACGTCTTCGGAGTGTGGGGCGGCATCGCCCTCGTCTCGGGGCTCGCCGCAATGCTCGGCTTCGCGCTGCTCGCCCAGGCCGGGCCCGAGGTCGTGGCGGTCGTCACGACGATCGCGGCGGGCGGCATTCTGGCGATGGTGGCCAACACGATGATTCCCGAGGCGTTCGCGGCCGACCGATCGTTCACCGGGCTGTGGGCCGCCCTCGGGTTCGCGCTCGCGTTCGCGCTCTACCAGCTGGGCTGA
- a CDS encoding DUF4240 domain-containing protein, with amino-acid sequence MRKHRAAALTPALFLACAVLMLAGCMPFVPIFTDDVEADLGPGPPGNLLLPGEAIICSTPAPDATPDSAVAIVEANAMPSDEFWQYIEVLDGTNSPAGFTRLETELAKADLDTIIAFDARLTLALHALDSDCRAEWYRLNEPAQFGFVSDDVFLYARADTISAGKATWEEAVNTQTLPWGGADPLAGTGEFLLYVGVGAAERQGITFDEYFAQLLERVPLSYETGSNPLGWGG; translated from the coding sequence ATGAGGAAGCATCGCGCTGCAGCCCTAACGCCGGCTCTCTTCTTGGCGTGTGCAGTGCTCATGTTGGCTGGGTGTATGCCGTTCGTGCCCATTTTCACCGACGACGTGGAAGCGGATCTCGGGCCGGGCCCCCCAGGCAACCTGCTTTTGCCCGGCGAAGCCATCATCTGCTCGACTCCGGCACCAGACGCGACGCCAGACTCAGCCGTTGCGATCGTCGAGGCGAACGCGATGCCCAGTGATGAGTTCTGGCAGTACATCGAGGTGCTTGACGGTACAAACTCGCCTGCCGGATTCACGCGGCTTGAGACGGAGCTCGCGAAGGCCGACCTCGACACCATCATCGCATTCGACGCGCGATTGACGCTTGCCCTTCACGCACTCGACTCGGATTGTCGCGCTGAGTGGTACCGACTCAACGAGCCCGCACAATTCGGATTCGTGAGCGACGACGTCTTCCTCTATGCACGAGCTGACACGATCTCGGCGGGGAAGGCGACGTGGGAGGAAGCCGTAAACACCCAAACACTGCCATGGGGCGGAGCAGACCCCCTTGCCGGAACAGGTGAGTTCTTGCTCTACGTGGGTGTCGGAGCAGCAGAGCGGCAGGGGATCACGTTCGACGAGTACTTCGCGCAGCTCTTGGAGCGAGTGCCGCTGAGCTATGAGACGGGCAGTAACCCTCTTGGCTGGGGCGGCTAG